One window of Corvus moneduloides isolate bCorMon1 chromosome 13, bCorMon1.pri, whole genome shotgun sequence genomic DNA carries:
- the UACA gene encoding uveal autoantigen with coiled-coil domains and ankyrin repeats isoform X2, translating to MKSLKSRLKKHEAVIGGSALNPDWNKYDDRLMKAAERGDVEKVSSILAKKGVSPTKLDVEGRSAFHVVASKGNLDCLNTILVHGVDITATDAAGRNALHLAAKYGHALCLQKLLQYNCPTENVDLQGRTALHDAAMSDCSASIQLLCDHGAAVNSKDGDGRTPLVLATQMCRPTVCQLLIDRGADVNARDKQSRTALMLGCEYGCKDAVEVLLRNGADVGLTDGLGHDCAYYARIGDNIDILALIKAAVEDSGRGRDSMKRGQAERKVTSMSQKRGRGYGTQEELSVKLFQKEPHAQDLELENQDLKDRMREVQEEQRMLLDRISGLQLQLSEKDELKKILTTKEKQQEESLRTIEALKAKLKYYEGDSAGSGGNFGNRKEDLLLKQGQAFAVESQSRSMLRPLELSLPTQSPSSEKETSKKELDNLRSCFGAAKEEISKLQRELSLKASECKALASECERTKAESDGQIKQLEDALKDVQKRMFDSEGKVKQMQSHFLALKDHLTNEVASGSTKVTEELKEQLREMKTKYEGASAEVGKLRNQIKQNELLVAEFQRDEGRLVEENKRLQKELVKLEMERDKRGRNVTELEGQLKETAAKLAQSVSTEKFENMKSLLSNEVNEKARKLAEVEGEREKLQAEVVLLQRESESQRAQLAQHVKPEVHEQMRSGFEQRKEELGKAISELSQKNETLQKELERLQADNKVLKQQVQMLKTEIKSQNVPLKIHEELKKTNDLAVGDLTKKLFEITKKYNESKAEAEKLLAERNNLSDNISHFQAVYLSPEQHKKEVEALKSNGIELEKQLAELQKKYDEEQAKMGKLVTENTGLRETLRDQYVLATTHEEVKTVLNSTLEKTNGELSDLKGKIGEIKQEFLRVNEENGALKSKVKLLQNQIKTEYISLKDHETTVNTLNKSVQELQENNAAIRAEHKRGQDEILQLHAEIEAQKKELDTIQECIKSKYAPVASFEDREQSFEATVKELRTKLQEQEQKCRESEEEAQKCKEENEKLRSGVLSIQNDLQQNYILAEKSHELERLCASRMEELNQQLRALLRKHMGQEGQEEQQDRASQPLAQQLPARHMEALREALGHTVEELKEALSRKEEGYNKETLRVGELQQELADLKKSSVPLVEYTQLKEMLEGEITAIKTSLKEKEAETQVKNEEVLRLQAELQLSQQALAELQSKELVSVAEYSSMKSALEAQVSSMAGHLSSMNQKYEQACEEALQARRSELSLKDEKELLQLRSCSIEQEIKDQKERCDKSLTTIIDLQKRIQESAKQVEAKDNKITELLNDVERLKQALNGLSQLTYTTGIPSKRHNQQVELLQSQVKTLQQQLADAKRQHQEVVSVYRTHLLSAVQGHMDEDVQAALLQIIRMRQGLVC from the exons GCAGAAACGCCCTGCATTTGGCTGCTAAGTATGGCCATGCTTTGTGTTTGCAGAAGCTCTTGCAG TACAACTGTCCAACGGAGAATGTGGATCTCCAGGGAAGAACTGCTCTTCATGATGCAG CCATGTCCGACTGCTCTGCCAGCATCCAGCTGCTCTGCGACCACGGCGCTGCCGTCAACTCCAAGGACGGG GACGGGAGGACACCACTGGTGCTGGCCACTCAGATGTGTCGCCCCACGGTCTGCCAGCTGCTCATAGACAGGGGGGCCGATGTCAATGCCAGGGACAAACAGAGCAG gaCTGCCCTAATGTTAGGCTGTGAATATGGCTGCAAGGATGCCGTGGAGGTGTTGCTCAGAAATGGTGCTGATGTTGGTTTGACTGATGGCCTTGGGCATGACTGTGCTTACTATGCCAGGATTGGGGACAATATTGACATTTTGGCTTTAATAAAAGCTGCCGTTGAGGACTCTGGCAGAG GAAGAGACAGCATGAAGAGAGGGCAGGCTGAGCGAAAG GTCACCAGCATGTCCCAGAAGCGGGGCCGGGGCTATGGAACACAGGAGGAGCTCAGCGTCAAACTGTTCCAAAAGGAACCACACGCCCAG GACTTGGAGTTGGAAAACCAAGATTTGAAAGATCGAATGAGAGAagtgcaggaggagcagaggatgCTGCTGGACAGAATCAGTGGGCTACAGCTGCAGCTGAGTGAG AAAGATGAGTTGAAGAAAATCCTGACTaccaaggaaaagcagcaggaagaaagttTAAGGACTATTGAAGCTCTCAAAGCTAAACTCAAGTATTATGAA GGTGACTCTGCGGGGTCTGGCGGTAACTTTGGAAATA GAAAAGAAGATTTATTACTTAAACAAGGCCAAGCATTTGCAGTGGAATCCCag TCCCGGTCTATGCTGAGGCCCCTGGAGCTCTCCCTGCCTACCCAATCACCCAGTTCAGAGAAGGAAACTTCAAAGAAAGAACTTGACAACCTGAGGAGCTGCTTTGGTGCAGCCAAGGAAGAGATCAGCAAACTGCAGAGGGAACTGTCTCTGAAGGCCTCGGAATGTAAAGCTCTGGCATCAGAGTGCGAGAGAACCAAGGCAGAGTCTGATGGACAGATAAAACAGCTGGAGGATGCTTTAAAGGATGTTCAGAAGAGAATGTTTGACTCTGAAGGCAAAGTGAAGCAAATGCAGAGCCACTTCCTTGCTCTGAAGGATCACTTGACCAACGAAGTGGCCTCGGGAAGCACCAAGGTGACAGAGGAGCTCAAGGAGCAGCTCCGAGAGATGAAAACCAAGTACGAGGGAGCCTCTGCGgaggtggggaaactgaggaaCCAGATTAAGCAGAATGAATTGCTGGTGGCAGAGTTCCAAAGGGACGAGGGAAGGCTGgtggaggaaaataaaaggttgCAGAAGGAACTTGTGAAGTTGGAGATGGAGCGAGATAAAAGGGGCAGGAATGTCACAGAGTTGGAAGGGCAGCTCAAAGAGACAGCAGCCAAATTGGCCCAGTCTGTGAGCACAGAGAAGTTTGAGAACATGAAGAGTTTGCTGTCAAACGAGGTGAATgagaaagcaaggaaattaGCAGAGGTGGAAGGGGAGCGAGAGAAGCTGCAAGCAGAGGTTGTGCTTTTACAGAGGGAATCTGAGAGTCAGAGAGCTCAGCTGGCTCAGCATGTGAAGCCAGAAGTGCACGAGCAAATGAGGAGTGGGTTTGAGCAAAGGAAAGAGGAACTGGGGAAGGCAATTTCTGAGCTATCACAGAAGAATGAGACCCTGCAGAAGGAACTTGAAAGATTGCAGGCTGATAACAAGGTGCTGAAACAGCAAGTCCAAATgctaaaaactgaaattaaaagccAGAATGTGCCTTTAAAAATTCATGAAGAGTTGAAGAAAACAAACGATCTGGCTGTGGGAGACCTGacaaaaaagctttttgaaataACAAAGAAGTAcaatgaaagcaaagcagaagctgaaaagTTGCTGGCAGAGAGGAACAACTTAAGTGACAATATCAGCCACTTCCAAGCTGTGtacctgtctccagagcagcacaagAAAGAGGTGGAAGCTTTAAAATCTAATGGGATTGAGCTTGAAAAGCAGCTTGCTGAGCTTCAGAAGAAATATGATGAGGAGCAAGCAAAAATGGGCAAACTGGTGACGGAGAACACGGGCTTGAGGGAGACCCTGAGGGATCAGTATGTGCTGGCGACCACACACGAGGAGGTTAAAACTGTCCTGAACAGCACCCTGGAAAAGACCAATGGGGAGCTGTCAGATCTGAAGGGGAAAATTGGAGAGATAAAGCAAGAGTTCCTGAGGGTAAATGAGGAAAATGGAGCTTTGAAAAGTAAGGTGAAACTCTTACAGAACCAAATAAAAACTGAGTATATAAGTTTGAAAGATCATGAAACCACAgtaaatactttaaataaaagcgtgcaagagctgcaggagaacAATGCTGCCATTAGGGCTGAGCATAAGAGGGGGCAAGATGAAATCTTACAGTTGCATGCAGAAATTGAAGCCCAGAAGAAGGAACTGGACACAATTCAAGAGTGCATCAAGTCAAAATATGCCCCGGTTGCCTCCTTTGaggacagagagcagagctttgAAGCCACAGTGAAGGAATTAAGGAcaaagctgcaggaacaggagcagaagTGCAGAGAAAGTGAGGAGGAAGCCCAGAAGTGCAAAGAGGAGAACGAGAAGCTCAGGAGTGGGGTTCTGTCCATCCAGAATGACCTTCAGCAGAACTACATCCTGGCAGAGAAATCCCACGAGCTGGAGCGGCTGTGTGCCAGCAGGATGGAGGAGCTCaaccagcagctgagggcactgctgaggaaacacatggggcaggaggggcaggaagagcagcaggacagggccaGCCAGCCCCTGGCTCAGCAGCTCCCGGCACGGCACATGGAGGCCCTGAGGGAGGCTCTTGGTCACACAGTGGAGGAGCTGAAGGAAGCCctcagcaggaaggaggagggttACAACAAGGAAACGCTCCGAGTaggggagctgcagcaggaactggcTGATCTGAAGAAGTCCTCAGTGCCTCTGGTGGAATATACCCAGCTGAAGGAAATGCTGGAAGGAGAAATCACAGCCATCAAAACCagcctgaaagaaaaggaggcagaaaCGCAAGTGAAGAATGAGGAGGTGCTGAGGCTGCAGGcggagctgcagctgagccagcaggccttggcagagctgcagagcaaggAGCTGGTGTCCGTGGCAGAGTACAGCTCCATGAAGAGTGCCCTGGAGGCCCAGGTCAGCAGCATGGCTGGCCACTTGTCCAGCATGAACCAGAAGTACGAGCAGGCCTGTGAGGAGGCTCTGCAGGCCAGGAGGAGTGAGCTGTCCCTCAAGGATgagaaggagctgctccagctgcgGAGCTGCAGCATCGAGCAGGAGATCAAAGACCAGAAGGAAAGGTGTGACAAATCACTGACAACCATTATTGACCTGCAGAAGAGAATCCAGGAGTCTGCAAAGCAGGTGGAAGCCAAGGACAACAAG ataacaGAGCTGCTGAATGACGTGGAGCGGTTGAAGCAGGCTCTCAATGGCTTGTCCCAGCTGACATACACCACTGGGATCCCCTCCAAGAGGCACAACCAGCAGGTGGAACTGCTCCAGAGCCAAGTGAAAacactccagcagcagctggct GATGCCAAGCGGCAGCACCAGGAGGTGGTTTCGGTGTATCGGACACATCTGCTCAGTGCTGTCCAG GGTCACATGGATGAAGATGtccaggctgctctgctccagatCATCCGGATGAGGCAGGGCCTGGTTTGCTGA
- the UACA gene encoding uveal autoantigen with coiled-coil domains and ankyrin repeats isoform X1, translated as MKSLKSRLKKHEAVIGGSALNPDWNKYDDRLMKAAERGDVEKVSSILAKKGVSPTKLDVEGRSAFHVVASKGNLDCLNTILVHGVDITATDAAGRNALHLAAKYGHALCLQKLLQYNCPTENVDLQGRTALHDAAMSDCSASIQLLCDHGAAVNSKDGDGRTPLVLATQMCRPTVCQLLIDRGADVNARDKQSRTALMLGCEYGCKDAVEVLLRNGADVGLTDGLGHDCAYYARIGDNIDILALIKAAVEDSGRGRDSMKRGQAERKVTSMSQKRGRGYGTQEELSVKLFQKEPHAQDLELENQDLKDRMREVQEEQRMLLDRISGLQLQLSEEQMFADDLENEKDELKKILTTKEKQQEESLRTIEALKAKLKYYEGDSAGSGGNFGNRKEDLLLKQGQAFAVESQSRSMLRPLELSLPTQSPSSEKETSKKELDNLRSCFGAAKEEISKLQRELSLKASECKALASECERTKAESDGQIKQLEDALKDVQKRMFDSEGKVKQMQSHFLALKDHLTNEVASGSTKVTEELKEQLREMKTKYEGASAEVGKLRNQIKQNELLVAEFQRDEGRLVEENKRLQKELVKLEMERDKRGRNVTELEGQLKETAAKLAQSVSTEKFENMKSLLSNEVNEKARKLAEVEGEREKLQAEVVLLQRESESQRAQLAQHVKPEVHEQMRSGFEQRKEELGKAISELSQKNETLQKELERLQADNKVLKQQVQMLKTEIKSQNVPLKIHEELKKTNDLAVGDLTKKLFEITKKYNESKAEAEKLLAERNNLSDNISHFQAVYLSPEQHKKEVEALKSNGIELEKQLAELQKKYDEEQAKMGKLVTENTGLRETLRDQYVLATTHEEVKTVLNSTLEKTNGELSDLKGKIGEIKQEFLRVNEENGALKSKVKLLQNQIKTEYISLKDHETTVNTLNKSVQELQENNAAIRAEHKRGQDEILQLHAEIEAQKKELDTIQECIKSKYAPVASFEDREQSFEATVKELRTKLQEQEQKCRESEEEAQKCKEENEKLRSGVLSIQNDLQQNYILAEKSHELERLCASRMEELNQQLRALLRKHMGQEGQEEQQDRASQPLAQQLPARHMEALREALGHTVEELKEALSRKEEGYNKETLRVGELQQELADLKKSSVPLVEYTQLKEMLEGEITAIKTSLKEKEAETQVKNEEVLRLQAELQLSQQALAELQSKELVSVAEYSSMKSALEAQVSSMAGHLSSMNQKYEQACEEALQARRSELSLKDEKELLQLRSCSIEQEIKDQKERCDKSLTTIIDLQKRIQESAKQVEAKDNKITELLNDVERLKQALNGLSQLTYTTGIPSKRHNQQVELLQSQVKTLQQQLADAKRQHQEVVSVYRTHLLSAVQGHMDEDVQAALLQIIRMRQGLVC; from the exons GCAGAAACGCCCTGCATTTGGCTGCTAAGTATGGCCATGCTTTGTGTTTGCAGAAGCTCTTGCAG TACAACTGTCCAACGGAGAATGTGGATCTCCAGGGAAGAACTGCTCTTCATGATGCAG CCATGTCCGACTGCTCTGCCAGCATCCAGCTGCTCTGCGACCACGGCGCTGCCGTCAACTCCAAGGACGGG GACGGGAGGACACCACTGGTGCTGGCCACTCAGATGTGTCGCCCCACGGTCTGCCAGCTGCTCATAGACAGGGGGGCCGATGTCAATGCCAGGGACAAACAGAGCAG gaCTGCCCTAATGTTAGGCTGTGAATATGGCTGCAAGGATGCCGTGGAGGTGTTGCTCAGAAATGGTGCTGATGTTGGTTTGACTGATGGCCTTGGGCATGACTGTGCTTACTATGCCAGGATTGGGGACAATATTGACATTTTGGCTTTAATAAAAGCTGCCGTTGAGGACTCTGGCAGAG GAAGAGACAGCATGAAGAGAGGGCAGGCTGAGCGAAAG GTCACCAGCATGTCCCAGAAGCGGGGCCGGGGCTATGGAACACAGGAGGAGCTCAGCGTCAAACTGTTCCAAAAGGAACCACACGCCCAG GACTTGGAGTTGGAAAACCAAGATTTGAAAGATCGAATGAGAGAagtgcaggaggagcagaggatgCTGCTGGACAGAATCAGTGGGCTACAGCTGCAGCTGAGTGAG gAGCAAATGTTTGCAGATGATCTTGAGAATGAG AAAGATGAGTTGAAGAAAATCCTGACTaccaaggaaaagcagcaggaagaaagttTAAGGACTATTGAAGCTCTCAAAGCTAAACTCAAGTATTATGAA GGTGACTCTGCGGGGTCTGGCGGTAACTTTGGAAATA GAAAAGAAGATTTATTACTTAAACAAGGCCAAGCATTTGCAGTGGAATCCCag TCCCGGTCTATGCTGAGGCCCCTGGAGCTCTCCCTGCCTACCCAATCACCCAGTTCAGAGAAGGAAACTTCAAAGAAAGAACTTGACAACCTGAGGAGCTGCTTTGGTGCAGCCAAGGAAGAGATCAGCAAACTGCAGAGGGAACTGTCTCTGAAGGCCTCGGAATGTAAAGCTCTGGCATCAGAGTGCGAGAGAACCAAGGCAGAGTCTGATGGACAGATAAAACAGCTGGAGGATGCTTTAAAGGATGTTCAGAAGAGAATGTTTGACTCTGAAGGCAAAGTGAAGCAAATGCAGAGCCACTTCCTTGCTCTGAAGGATCACTTGACCAACGAAGTGGCCTCGGGAAGCACCAAGGTGACAGAGGAGCTCAAGGAGCAGCTCCGAGAGATGAAAACCAAGTACGAGGGAGCCTCTGCGgaggtggggaaactgaggaaCCAGATTAAGCAGAATGAATTGCTGGTGGCAGAGTTCCAAAGGGACGAGGGAAGGCTGgtggaggaaaataaaaggttgCAGAAGGAACTTGTGAAGTTGGAGATGGAGCGAGATAAAAGGGGCAGGAATGTCACAGAGTTGGAAGGGCAGCTCAAAGAGACAGCAGCCAAATTGGCCCAGTCTGTGAGCACAGAGAAGTTTGAGAACATGAAGAGTTTGCTGTCAAACGAGGTGAATgagaaagcaaggaaattaGCAGAGGTGGAAGGGGAGCGAGAGAAGCTGCAAGCAGAGGTTGTGCTTTTACAGAGGGAATCTGAGAGTCAGAGAGCTCAGCTGGCTCAGCATGTGAAGCCAGAAGTGCACGAGCAAATGAGGAGTGGGTTTGAGCAAAGGAAAGAGGAACTGGGGAAGGCAATTTCTGAGCTATCACAGAAGAATGAGACCCTGCAGAAGGAACTTGAAAGATTGCAGGCTGATAACAAGGTGCTGAAACAGCAAGTCCAAATgctaaaaactgaaattaaaagccAGAATGTGCCTTTAAAAATTCATGAAGAGTTGAAGAAAACAAACGATCTGGCTGTGGGAGACCTGacaaaaaagctttttgaaataACAAAGAAGTAcaatgaaagcaaagcagaagctgaaaagTTGCTGGCAGAGAGGAACAACTTAAGTGACAATATCAGCCACTTCCAAGCTGTGtacctgtctccagagcagcacaagAAAGAGGTGGAAGCTTTAAAATCTAATGGGATTGAGCTTGAAAAGCAGCTTGCTGAGCTTCAGAAGAAATATGATGAGGAGCAAGCAAAAATGGGCAAACTGGTGACGGAGAACACGGGCTTGAGGGAGACCCTGAGGGATCAGTATGTGCTGGCGACCACACACGAGGAGGTTAAAACTGTCCTGAACAGCACCCTGGAAAAGACCAATGGGGAGCTGTCAGATCTGAAGGGGAAAATTGGAGAGATAAAGCAAGAGTTCCTGAGGGTAAATGAGGAAAATGGAGCTTTGAAAAGTAAGGTGAAACTCTTACAGAACCAAATAAAAACTGAGTATATAAGTTTGAAAGATCATGAAACCACAgtaaatactttaaataaaagcgtgcaagagctgcaggagaacAATGCTGCCATTAGGGCTGAGCATAAGAGGGGGCAAGATGAAATCTTACAGTTGCATGCAGAAATTGAAGCCCAGAAGAAGGAACTGGACACAATTCAAGAGTGCATCAAGTCAAAATATGCCCCGGTTGCCTCCTTTGaggacagagagcagagctttgAAGCCACAGTGAAGGAATTAAGGAcaaagctgcaggaacaggagcagaagTGCAGAGAAAGTGAGGAGGAAGCCCAGAAGTGCAAAGAGGAGAACGAGAAGCTCAGGAGTGGGGTTCTGTCCATCCAGAATGACCTTCAGCAGAACTACATCCTGGCAGAGAAATCCCACGAGCTGGAGCGGCTGTGTGCCAGCAGGATGGAGGAGCTCaaccagcagctgagggcactgctgaggaaacacatggggcaggaggggcaggaagagcagcaggacagggccaGCCAGCCCCTGGCTCAGCAGCTCCCGGCACGGCACATGGAGGCCCTGAGGGAGGCTCTTGGTCACACAGTGGAGGAGCTGAAGGAAGCCctcagcaggaaggaggagggttACAACAAGGAAACGCTCCGAGTaggggagctgcagcaggaactggcTGATCTGAAGAAGTCCTCAGTGCCTCTGGTGGAATATACCCAGCTGAAGGAAATGCTGGAAGGAGAAATCACAGCCATCAAAACCagcctgaaagaaaaggaggcagaaaCGCAAGTGAAGAATGAGGAGGTGCTGAGGCTGCAGGcggagctgcagctgagccagcaggccttggcagagctgcagagcaaggAGCTGGTGTCCGTGGCAGAGTACAGCTCCATGAAGAGTGCCCTGGAGGCCCAGGTCAGCAGCATGGCTGGCCACTTGTCCAGCATGAACCAGAAGTACGAGCAGGCCTGTGAGGAGGCTCTGCAGGCCAGGAGGAGTGAGCTGTCCCTCAAGGATgagaaggagctgctccagctgcgGAGCTGCAGCATCGAGCAGGAGATCAAAGACCAGAAGGAAAGGTGTGACAAATCACTGACAACCATTATTGACCTGCAGAAGAGAATCCAGGAGTCTGCAAAGCAGGTGGAAGCCAAGGACAACAAG ataacaGAGCTGCTGAATGACGTGGAGCGGTTGAAGCAGGCTCTCAATGGCTTGTCCCAGCTGACATACACCACTGGGATCCCCTCCAAGAGGCACAACCAGCAGGTGGAACTGCTCCAGAGCCAAGTGAAAacactccagcagcagctggct GATGCCAAGCGGCAGCACCAGGAGGTGGTTTCGGTGTATCGGACACATCTGCTCAGTGCTGTCCAG GGTCACATGGATGAAGATGtccaggctgctctgctccagatCATCCGGATGAGGCAGGGCCTGGTTTGCTGA